One Chlorobaculum limnaeum genomic window carries:
- a CDS encoding 4-(cytidine 5'-diphospho)-2-C-methyl-D-erythritol kinase — MKHFSVKACAKINLGLLITSRRDDGYHTLETIFAPIDWFDTLEFTDSDDISMECTNLDLPVDDSNLCIRAAKALQAHTGVTKGVAMKLVKRVPFGAGLGGGSSDAAATLNALCKLWQIDVPSTELHKLAVKLGADVPYFLEMKGVAYAAGIGEELEDLDLALPWHVVTVFPEVQVPTAWAYKNFHRQFERPVPDLKTLVRKLCNERDTSVLGAFENDFASVVFENYPVVREVRDALAASGALFVSLSGSGSAVYALYEDRADAVKAAEAMSARFRVNMTPAGFRME; from the coding sequence ATGAAGCACTTTTCGGTCAAGGCCTGCGCCAAAATCAATCTCGGCCTGCTCATCACCAGCCGCCGGGATGATGGTTATCACACCCTCGAAACGATCTTCGCGCCTATCGACTGGTTCGATACGCTCGAATTCACTGACTCCGACGACATCTCGATGGAGTGCACCAACCTCGACCTGCCCGTCGATGACTCGAACCTCTGCATTCGCGCCGCCAAAGCGCTGCAAGCGCACACGGGCGTGACGAAGGGCGTGGCGATGAAGCTGGTCAAGCGCGTGCCCTTCGGCGCGGGGCTTGGCGGCGGAAGCAGTGATGCGGCTGCGACGCTCAATGCGCTCTGCAAGCTCTGGCAGATCGACGTGCCCTCCACCGAACTGCACAAGCTCGCCGTCAAGCTCGGCGCGGACGTGCCCTATTTCCTCGAAATGAAAGGAGTTGCCTATGCTGCGGGTATTGGCGAGGAGCTGGAAGACCTCGACCTCGCGCTGCCGTGGCACGTGGTGACGGTTTTCCCGGAGGTGCAGGTTCCGACCGCCTGGGCTTACAAAAATTTCCATCGCCAGTTCGAGCGCCCCGTGCCCGACCTGAAAACGCTCGTCCGTAAACTCTGCAACGAGCGCGACACCTCGGTGCTCGGCGCGTTCGAGAACGACTTCGCCTCGGTGGTGTTCGAGAACTATCCGGTGGTGCGCGAAGTGCGAGACGCGCTGGCGGCGTCCGGTGCGCTGTTCGTCTCCCTCTCCGGCAGCGGCTCGGCGGTCTACGCTCTCTACGAAGATCGCGCCGACGCGGTCAAAGCCGCCGAAGCGATGAGCGCCCGTTTCCGCGTCAACATGACCCCGGCAGGGTTTCGGATGGAGTGA
- a CDS encoding nitrilase-related carbon-nitrogen hydrolase, which yields MLKSKLRIVQSDCTLANFEENLERHIRAIEAAIRDGAEAIAFPELSLTGYNVQDAAQDMAMHIDDRRLDPLRELSRDICIFCGGIELSDDYGVYNAAFMFEDGAGRSVHRKIYLPTYGMFEELRYFSAGRQIETVNSRRIGKVGVAICEDFWHMSVPYLLAHQGAKLLLVLMSSPLRLSPGAGVPAIVSQWQTIASTSAFLLSCYVACVNRVGNEDSFTYWGNSAVTAPDGSVVTSAPMFSEHSFDATIDYSVVKRVRLQSSHFLDEDTKLFASQLESLLGANRRG from the coding sequence ATGCTCAAGTCAAAGCTCAGAATCGTCCAGTCGGACTGTACGCTCGCCAATTTCGAGGAGAATCTCGAACGGCACATCCGTGCCATCGAAGCGGCGATCCGCGACGGCGCGGAGGCCATCGCATTCCCGGAGCTTTCGCTGACCGGCTACAACGTGCAGGACGCCGCGCAGGACATGGCGATGCACATCGACGACCGGCGGCTCGATCCGCTCCGGGAGCTGAGCCGCGACATCTGCATCTTCTGCGGGGGGATCGAGTTGAGCGACGATTACGGCGTCTATAACGCCGCATTCATGTTCGAGGATGGCGCGGGACGGAGCGTGCACCGCAAGATTTATCTGCCAACTTACGGAATGTTCGAGGAGCTGCGCTACTTCTCGGCGGGGCGGCAGATCGAAACCGTGAACTCGCGGCGCATCGGCAAGGTCGGCGTCGCCATCTGCGAGGATTTCTGGCACATGTCGGTGCCCTATCTGCTGGCGCATCAGGGGGCGAAACTCTTGCTCGTGCTGATGTCGAGTCCGCTGCGTCTCTCGCCCGGTGCGGGCGTTCCGGCCATCGTGTCGCAATGGCAAACCATCGCCTCGACCAGCGCGTTTCTGCTCAGTTGCTACGTGGCCTGCGTCAACCGCGTGGGCAACGAGGACAGCTTCACCTACTGGGGCAACTCGGCGGTCACCGCTCCCGACGGCTCGGTCGTGACCTCGGCGCCGATGTTCAGCGAGCACAGCTTCGACGCGACCATCGACTACTCGGTGGTCAAGCGGGTGCGCCTCCAGTCATCGCACTTCCTCGACGAAGACACCAAGCTCTTCGCCTCGCAGCTCGAAAGCCTGCTCGGCGCGAACCGCCGGGGGTGA
- a CDS encoding NCS2 family permease has translation MRHFFEFDRLGASYRQEFLAGVTTFFTLSYIIVVNPAILEAAGMPRDASMTATILTAVFGTVLMGFYAKRPFAVAPYMGENAFIAYTVVKTLGYSWQTALGAILVSGVLFTLITLTGARKWLAEAIPMTLKHSFAVGIGLFLAFIGLSDMGVVAIGVPGAPVKLGDLTATPALCGLGGLALTSALLVRRVTGALVIGMAATTTLMLSLGLLQLPETLFSLPPSVAPLFMQIDVAGALTWGFIGVILSVLVMDFVDTMGTLIGLSARARLLDENGNLPEIEKPMLVDALSTVAAALFGTTTAGVFIESASGIEQGGKTGFTALVVAGLFLAALFFAPILTIVPPQAYGPVLVLVGMFMIESAGHFDFGDYTELLPAFLTIVMMLFTFNIGVGITMGFISWVVIKLLAGRFREINAGMTALALLSATFYFFYPYH, from the coding sequence ATGCGGCACTTCTTTGAATTCGACAGGCTCGGCGCGAGTTACCGGCAGGAGTTTCTGGCGGGAGTGACCACCTTTTTCACGCTTTCGTATATCATCGTGGTCAATCCGGCGATCCTCGAAGCGGCCGGAATGCCTCGCGACGCTTCGATGACCGCGACGATTCTGACGGCGGTGTTCGGCACGGTGCTCATGGGCTTCTACGCCAAACGACCCTTCGCCGTCGCCCCCTACATGGGCGAGAACGCCTTCATCGCCTACACGGTGGTCAAAACGCTCGGCTACTCGTGGCAGACGGCGCTGGGGGCGATTCTGGTCAGCGGCGTACTTTTCACGCTCATCACACTCACCGGCGCGCGCAAGTGGCTGGCCGAGGCGATTCCGATGACCCTCAAGCACAGCTTCGCGGTGGGCATCGGGCTGTTCCTCGCCTTCATCGGCCTCAGCGACATGGGCGTTGTGGCTATCGGCGTGCCAGGCGCTCCGGTGAAGCTGGGCGACCTGACGGCGACGCCGGCGCTCTGCGGCCTCGGCGGCCTCGCGCTTACCAGCGCGTTACTCGTGCGCCGCGTCACTGGAGCGCTGGTGATCGGCATGGCCGCGACGACGACGCTGATGCTCTCGCTCGGCCTGCTGCAACTTCCGGAAACCCTCTTCAGTCTGCCGCCTTCGGTCGCGCCGCTCTTCATGCAGATCGATGTTGCCGGGGCGCTCACCTGGGGCTTCATCGGGGTGATCCTGAGCGTGCTGGTGATGGATTTTGTCGATACGATGGGCACACTGATCGGCCTCTCCGCCCGCGCCCGGCTGCTCGACGAGAACGGCAACCTGCCGGAGATCGAAAAGCCGATGCTGGTCGATGCGCTCTCGACGGTAGCCGCCGCGCTCTTCGGCACCACCACCGCCGGGGTGTTCATCGAATCGGCCTCCGGCATCGAGCAGGGGGGCAAGACCGGCTTCACGGCGCTCGTGGTGGCGGGGCTGTTCCTCGCCGCGCTCTTCTTCGCGCCGATCCTGACCATCGTGCCGCCGCAGGCCTACGGGCCGGTGCTCGTGCTGGTCGGCATGTTCATGATCGAGTCGGCGGGCCACTTCGATTTCGGCGACTACACAGAACTTTTACCCGCCTTCCTGACCATCGTCATGATGCTCTTCACCTTCAACATCGGCGTCGGCATCACGATGGGCTTCATCAGTTGGGTCGTCATCAAGCTGCTCGCCGGACGCTTCCGCGAGATCAACGCAGGCATGACGGCGCTCGCGTTGCTCTCCGCAACCTTCTATTTCTTCTATCCTTACCATTGA
- a CDS encoding peroxiredoxin, giving the protein MSVLVGRPAPDFNAAAVVNGSTFVDSCQLSAYRGKYVVLFFYPLDFTFVCPTELHAFQEKIDEFKKRNVEVLGCSVDSKFSHFAWLNTPRSKGGIQGVTYPLISDINKTIAKDYDVLTPDGSVALRGLFLIDREGVVKHQVVNDLGLGRNIDEVLRIIDALQFTEEFGEVCPANWNKGDKTMKPTDEGLKEYFAE; this is encoded by the coding sequence ATGAGCGTACTCGTAGGCCGTCCAGCCCCCGATTTCAATGCAGCCGCCGTCGTCAACGGCTCGACATTCGTCGATTCATGCCAGCTTTCGGCGTATCGCGGCAAGTATGTGGTGCTTTTCTTCTATCCGCTCGACTTCACCTTCGTATGCCCGACGGAGTTGCACGCTTTCCAGGAGAAGATCGACGAGTTCAAAAAGCGCAACGTCGAGGTGCTCGGCTGCTCGGTTGACTCCAAATTCTCGCACTTCGCCTGGCTCAACACCCCGCGCAGCAAAGGTGGCATCCAGGGCGTGACCTATCCGCTCATCTCCGATATCAACAAGACGATTGCCAAAGATTACGACGTGCTGACCCCGGATGGCAGCGTGGCGCTCAGGGGTCTCTTCCTGATCGACCGCGAGGGCGTGGTGAAGCACCAGGTGGTCAACGACCTCGGCCTTGGCAGGAACATCGACGAGGTGCTTCGTATTATCGATGCGCTCCAGTTCACCGAAGAGTTCGGCGAAGTCTGCCCGGCCAACTGGAACAAAGGCGACAAAACCATGAAGCCGACCGACGAGGGCTTGAAAGAGTATTTCGCGGAATAA
- the proS gene encoding proline--tRNA ligase, which produces MADKITSRQEDYSQWYIDLVRSAKLADYSDVRGCMVIRPNGYAIWEKMQTALDGMFKATGHVNAYFPLFIPESFIAKEAEHIEGFAPECAVVTHGGGEELTEKLYVRPTSETIIWSSYKKWIQSYRDLPILINQWANVVRWEMRTRLFLRTTEFLWQEGHTAHATPEEAQEEVIRMINVYRTFAEEYMALPVIVGRKTDSEKFAGADATYCIEAMMQDGKALQAGTSHNLGQNFAKAFDCQFQSKDGVLEYVWATSWGVSTRLIGALIMAHSDDKGLVLPPKLASRQVVIIPILKGNKEEVRAHARFIARALNHHGIPTFVDDSENNSPGWKFAEYELQGIPVRIELGPRDIAEGKCVAARRDTLEKTELLLDDTLPANIEEILNNIQQNLYDRALLFRQENTVEVSSWEEFKAKVEKGFVIAHWDGTAETEALIKEETKATIRVLPTDEDYRQQYNMDEPGTCIHSGNPAAQKVVFAKAY; this is translated from the coding sequence GTGGCTGACAAAATCACTTCGAGGCAAGAGGACTATTCACAATGGTATATCGACCTTGTCCGGTCGGCCAAACTGGCTGACTATTCGGACGTGCGCGGCTGCATGGTCATCCGCCCCAACGGCTACGCCATCTGGGAGAAGATGCAGACGGCGCTCGACGGCATGTTCAAGGCGACCGGGCACGTCAACGCCTACTTCCCGCTCTTCATCCCCGAAAGCTTCATCGCCAAGGAGGCGGAGCACATCGAAGGGTTCGCGCCGGAGTGCGCCGTCGTGACCCATGGTGGCGGCGAGGAGCTGACCGAAAAGCTCTACGTGCGCCCGACCTCGGAGACCATCATCTGGTCTTCGTACAAAAAGTGGATCCAGTCCTACCGCGACCTGCCGATCCTCATCAACCAGTGGGCCAACGTCGTGCGCTGGGAGATGCGCACCCGGCTGTTCCTGCGGACGACCGAGTTCCTCTGGCAGGAGGGGCACACCGCCCACGCCACTCCGGAGGAGGCGCAGGAGGAGGTGATCCGCATGATCAACGTCTACCGCACCTTCGCCGAGGAGTACATGGCCCTGCCGGTGATCGTGGGCAGGAAAACCGACAGCGAAAAGTTCGCCGGCGCGGACGCGACCTACTGCATCGAGGCGATGATGCAGGACGGCAAGGCGTTGCAGGCGGGCACCTCGCACAACCTCGGCCAGAACTTCGCCAAGGCGTTCGACTGCCAGTTCCAGAGCAAGGACGGCGTGCTCGAATATGTGTGGGCGACAAGCTGGGGCGTTTCGACGCGACTCATCGGCGCGCTCATCATGGCGCACTCCGATGACAAGGGGCTCGTGCTGCCGCCGAAACTCGCCTCGCGGCAGGTGGTGATCATCCCGATCCTCAAGGGCAACAAGGAGGAGGTTCGCGCCCACGCGAGGTTCATCGCCAGAGCTCTGAACCACCACGGCATCCCGACCTTCGTCGATGACAGCGAAAACAACTCGCCCGGCTGGAAGTTCGCGGAGTACGAGCTGCAAGGAATTCCGGTCAGGATCGAACTCGGCCCGCGGGACATCGCAGAGGGCAAGTGCGTCGCCGCCCGCCGCGACACGCTCGAAAAGACCGAGCTCTTGCTCGACGACACGCTCCCGGCCAACATCGAGGAGATTCTGAACAACATCCAGCAGAACCTCTACGACCGCGCCCTTCTGTTCAGGCAGGAAAACACGGTTGAAGTTTCGAGCTGGGAGGAGTTCAAGGCAAAGGTGGAGAAGGGCTTCGTCATCGCCCACTGGGACGGCACGGCGGAAACCGAAGCGCTCATCAAGGAGGAGACCAAAGCCACCATCCGCGTGCTCCCTACCGACGAGGATTACCGCCAGCAATACAACATGGACGAACCGGGAACCTGCATCCACAGCGGCAACCCGGCGGCGCAAAAGGTCGTGTTCGCCAAAGCGTACTAA
- a CDS encoding DUF4412 domain-containing protein, translated as MKRLPSFLAALLLLLLAVPANARAAFTGAMEMRLVMPNGKADIAYLFGKRDQRMNMAMTLDRIPEPLRTTVITRSARPDEATIVNHKSKSWSVVNLRAAAESATLLDFDSNYRFTRIGKEGVKGYQCEHVRLTSTTDTLDLWMTKGLADFSTFRLLQSQNPRLSNTSLSRVLKQNGVDGFPVKIVQKNGNGLYVMELKKVTQKAVAESSFRVPAGYQRVEAGQTTIDSKQKEHLRQLMNKMKKFEE; from the coding sequence ATGAAACGACTTCCCAGCTTTCTCGCCGCCCTGCTTCTCCTGCTTCTCGCCGTTCCGGCGAACGCCCGTGCCGCGTTCACCGGCGCGATGGAGATGAGGCTTGTCATGCCCAACGGCAAGGCGGATATTGCCTACCTCTTCGGCAAGCGCGATCAACGCATGAACATGGCGATGACGCTCGACCGGATTCCCGAACCGCTCAGGACAACCGTCATCACCCGCAGCGCGAGGCCCGACGAGGCGACGATCGTCAATCACAAGTCGAAAAGCTGGAGCGTCGTGAACCTCCGGGCAGCCGCCGAGAGCGCCACCTTGCTCGATTTCGACAGCAACTACCGCTTCACGCGCATCGGCAAGGAAGGCGTCAAGGGCTACCAGTGCGAGCATGTGCGCCTCACGAGCACCACCGACACGCTCGACCTTTGGATGACCAAAGGGCTGGCCGACTTCTCGACCTTCCGCCTCCTGCAATCGCAGAACCCGCGCCTCTCGAACACCTCGCTGTCGCGCGTGCTCAAGCAGAACGGCGTCGATGGCTTCCCGGTCAAGATCGTCCAGAAAAACGGAAACGGCCTCTATGTCATGGAGCTGAAAAAGGTTACGCAGAAAGCGGTTGCCGAGTCGAGCTTCCGCGTTCCGGCAGGCTACCAGCGCGTCGAGGCGGGCCAGACCACCATCGACAGCAAGCAGAAAGAGCATCTGCGCCAGCTCATGAACAAGATGAAAAAGTTCGAAGAGTGA
- a CDS encoding toll/interleukin-1 receptor domain-containing protein, translated as MSDIFISYAREDRPKAQQLAEVLERQGWSVWWDIAIPAGQKFGDVISEKLSQADVIVVLWSAISVKRDWVLDEAQIGKKRNILIPVFIESVDPPLGYGQIHAANLVGWNGSPSAPEFIRLVRDIERIAGSPKGSPASTNVPGDGSAKRGGASVDPIEIKIPQRMVNLPVLSSVIIRRNSVIAILLVGMLIIGGIFIASRSDSSSETQIPATATVDGNTYAEGVKLYDAGKYDEAYPLLLRAAEQGDANAQCYIGVMYDNGYGVAQNYDEAVKWYRKSADQGDADGQANLGFMYEKGLGLAQNYEEAVKWYRKSAEQGNAYGQYALGDMYEYGKGVKRNKDEAIKWYRLSAKQGNTDAQKNLKRLGEAW; from the coding sequence ATGAGCGACATTTTTATCAGTTATGCCCGTGAAGACAGGCCAAAGGCGCAGCAATTGGCCGAAGTGCTTGAGCGTCAAGGCTGGTCCGTGTGGTGGGACATCGCTATTCCAGCGGGACAGAAGTTTGGCGATGTGATTTCCGAAAAGCTCTCTCAAGCCGACGTGATCGTCGTGCTCTGGTCGGCAATATCGGTAAAAAGAGACTGGGTGCTCGATGAAGCGCAGATTGGCAAAAAACGCAATATTCTGATTCCGGTATTTATTGAATCTGTTGATCCGCCTTTGGGGTATGGGCAGATACATGCAGCCAATCTCGTCGGTTGGAACGGTTCGCCCAGTGCGCCGGAATTCATCAGGCTGGTGCGGGATATTGAGAGGATTGCTGGTTCGCCGAAGGGTTCGCCAGCCTCCACGAATGTTCCAGGGGACGGGTCGGCAAAGAGGGGTGGCGCGTCTGTTGATCCAATCGAGATAAAAATCCCGCAGCGGATGGTCAACCTGCCGGTACTTTCTTCTGTTATAATTCGCAGGAATAGTGTAATTGCCATTCTGTTGGTCGGGATGCTTATTATTGGCGGGATATTTATCGCCAGCCGTTCCGATAGTTCATCCGAGACTCAAATTCCTGCCACAGCTACTGTCGATGGCAATACCTATGCGGAAGGGGTTAAATTATATGACGCAGGCAAGTATGACGAAGCTTATCCTCTGTTGCTTCGGGCAGCCGAGCAAGGTGATGCAAATGCACAGTGTTATATCGGTGTAATGTATGATAACGGCTATGGGGTAGCTCAAAACTATGATGAGGCGGTGAAATGGTATCGCAAGTCGGCGGATCAGGGAGATGCAGACGGGCAGGCGAACCTCGGCTTTATGTATGAAAAAGGGCTGGGATTGGCGCAGAATTATGAAGAGGCAGTGAAATGGTATCGCAAGTCTGCCGAGCAGGGGAATGCTTATGGGCAGTATGCTCTTGGAGATATGTATGAATATGGAAAAGGAGTCAAGAGGAACAAGGATGAAGCTATCAAGTGGTATCGTTTGTCGGCAAAGCAGGGAAACACCGATGCGCAGAAAAATCTGAAGCGTTTGGGCGAAGCCTGGTAA
- the prmC gene encoding peptide chain release factor N(5)-glutamine methyltransferase, translating to MPEEKVWSVVELLKTTMAFFVEKKIDEPRLSAELLLGHVLGLQRLQLYLDHERPVSPSELVAFRAACRERLQGRPVQYIAGEAFFYGYRFFVDERVLIPRPETELVLEHAMERLASAQSPSILDIGTGSGCIAITLALRLPGALVTAADVSADALEVARRNAEAHGVAERIRFVEADALDSSFAEKVGGPFDMVISNPPYIPEAEWATLQEEVKHYEPKLALVAPQGFEYYESIVAAAPVLLCKGGVLCFELHADGAAGVRKLVASGFSDIEVMQDYNKHDRALSCISE from the coding sequence ATGCCTGAAGAGAAAGTATGGAGCGTTGTCGAGTTGCTGAAGACGACGATGGCGTTTTTTGTCGAGAAGAAGATCGACGAGCCTCGTCTGTCGGCGGAGTTGCTGCTGGGGCATGTGCTGGGGTTGCAGCGGCTTCAGCTTTATCTCGATCATGAGCGGCCGGTGAGTCCGTCGGAGCTGGTGGCGTTTCGGGCGGCTTGCCGGGAGCGGTTGCAGGGGAGGCCGGTGCAGTACATCGCGGGGGAGGCGTTTTTTTACGGCTACCGCTTTTTCGTCGATGAGCGGGTGCTGATTCCGCGCCCGGAGACCGAGCTGGTGCTCGAACATGCCATGGAGCGGCTCGCGTCGGCGCAATCGCCGTCGATTCTCGACATCGGCACCGGCAGCGGCTGCATCGCCATCACGCTCGCGCTGCGGCTTCCCGGCGCTCTCGTTACCGCCGCCGATGTTTCCGCCGATGCGCTCGAAGTCGCCCGCCGCAATGCCGAGGCGCACGGCGTGGCGGAGCGCATCCGCTTCGTCGAGGCCGATGCGCTCGATTCGTCGTTTGCCGAAAAGGTCGGGGGGCCGTTCGATATGGTCATCTCCAATCCGCCCTACATTCCCGAAGCAGAGTGGGCGACCCTTCAGGAGGAGGTGAAGCATTACGAGCCGAAGCTTGCGCTGGTCGCGCCGCAAGGGTTCGAGTATTACGAGAGTATCGTCGCCGCCGCTCCGGTGCTGCTTTGCAAGGGCGGCGTGCTCTGCTTCGAGCTTCATGCCGACGGCGCGGCGGGTGTAAGAAAGCTCGTCGCTTCCGGGTTCAGCGACATCGAAGTCATGCAGGACTACAATAAGCACGACCGCGCCCTATCTTGTATTTCGGAGTGA
- the hrcA gene encoding heat-inducible transcriptional repressor HrcA, whose translation MIYRDLSLRERQVLGIIIQSYVVSAVPVGSRTIARNYNLGLSDATIRNVMADLEADGFISQPHTSAGRVPTDKGYRYYVDLIMNVSRIDEDEKRLIDDRFSARGSELKGTSAEVLGAAARVLGSISRQLAVVLPPRLSNAVFERLDIVQLGSARIMVVIAIQSLFVKTIVMELSAEISRRKIDAVVGVLNERLSGLTLEEIRSTIGKRLSDFKGGEALMDSIVSSADTLFDESSILERLYVSGTGNIVDQPEFKQPERVRDIITMIEDKFGMARLVDNAAPTPLREGREREVVISIGTENRTDNAADLTIVSSPYYAGKMIGRVGVMGPKRMDYEHAVRVVNYMAGCLSEALSGNN comes from the coding sequence ATGATCTATCGTGATTTGAGCCTGCGTGAGCGCCAGGTTCTCGGTATTATCATACAGTCCTACGTCGTTTCGGCGGTGCCGGTCGGTTCGCGCACCATAGCGCGGAACTACAATCTCGGCCTGTCGGACGCGACCATTCGCAACGTCATGGCCGATCTGGAGGCGGACGGCTTCATCAGCCAGCCGCACACCTCCGCCGGGCGCGTGCCGACCGACAAGGGGTATCGCTACTACGTCGATCTCATCATGAATGTCAGCCGGATCGACGAAGATGAGAAGCGGCTGATCGACGACCGCTTCAGCGCGCGCGGCTCGGAGCTGAAAGGCACCTCCGCCGAAGTGCTGGGAGCGGCGGCGCGGGTGCTCGGAAGCATCTCTCGACAGCTCGCCGTGGTGCTGCCGCCTCGCCTCTCCAACGCGGTCTTCGAGCGGCTCGACATCGTGCAGCTCGGTTCTGCGCGAATCATGGTGGTCATCGCCATCCAGTCGCTCTTTGTCAAGACCATCGTCATGGAGCTGAGCGCTGAAATCTCGCGGCGGAAGATCGACGCTGTAGTTGGTGTACTCAACGAACGGCTGTCGGGCCTGACACTCGAAGAGATTCGCAGCACCATCGGCAAGCGCCTCTCCGACTTCAAGGGTGGCGAGGCGTTGATGGACAGCATCGTCAGTTCAGCCGACACGCTCTTCGACGAATCTTCGATCCTTGAACGGCTCTACGTTTCGGGCACCGGCAACATCGTCGATCAGCCGGAGTTCAAGCAGCCGGAGAGGGTGCGCGACATCATCACCATGATCGAGGACAAGTTCGGCATGGCAAGACTCGTCGATAACGCCGCCCCCACGCCACTCCGCGAGGGCCGCGAGCGCGAGGTGGTCATCAGCATCGGCACCGAAAACCGCACGGACAACGCCGCCGATCTGACCATCGTCTCCTCGCCCTACTACGCGGGCAAGATGATCGGCAGGGTCGGCGTCATGGGGCCGAAGCGGATGGATTACGAACACGCCGTGCGCGTGGTGAACTACATGGCGGGCTGCCTGTCGGAGGCGCTCTCCGGAAACAATTAA
- a CDS encoding nucleotide exchange factor GrpE, with protein MTRKESHHKEKEEIKETIDIESPEEAVDETVAIPAETGADMEAEIAARDAEITKLREEVMRRAAEFENFRKQKEREAAQSGVRMLENTVRDLLPMIDDLKRLMSHIPAEMQAMAEAKPFIEGVELIRKNFMSLLEKKGVKEIEAKGKQLDVNFHEAITQIDAPGVEPDTIVDEYQTGYTLGDRVIRHARVIVAR; from the coding sequence ATGACCAGAAAAGAATCGCATCACAAGGAAAAGGAAGAGATAAAAGAGACGATCGATATCGAATCGCCAGAAGAGGCTGTCGACGAGACGGTGGCGATACCCGCGGAGACCGGGGCGGATATGGAGGCCGAGATCGCGGCTCGCGACGCGGAGATCACCAAACTTCGCGAAGAGGTGATGCGCCGGGCCGCCGAGTTCGAGAATTTTCGCAAGCAGAAGGAGCGCGAGGCGGCACAGTCGGGCGTCCGTATGCTCGAGAACACGGTTCGCGACCTGCTCCCGATGATCGACGACCTGAAGCGCCTCATGAGCCACATCCCTGCCGAGATGCAGGCGATGGCCGAGGCGAAGCCCTTCATCGAGGGGGTGGAGCTGATCCGCAAGAACTTCATGTCGCTGCTCGAAAAGAAGGGTGTCAAGGAGATCGAGGCCAAAGGGAAGCAGCTCGACGTGAACTTCCACGAAGCGATCACGCAGATCGACGCGCCGGGCGTGGAGCCTGACACCATCGTCGACGAGTACCAGACCGGCTACACGCTCGGCGACAGGGTGATCCGTCACGCCAGGGTGATCGTCGCCAGATAA
- the dnaJ gene encoding molecular chaperone DnaJ, translating into MKRDYYEVLGVGRSADKDEIKKAYRKLALKYHPDKNPDNKEAEEKFKEVNEAYEVLSNDDKRRRYDQFGHAGVGSSAASGGAYGGAGYGDINDIFSAFNDMFGGGGGRTRGGGFGGFEDVFGGGFGGGGGRRTRSAGIHGTDLKIRLKLTLEEIAKGVEKTLKIKKQVVCEQCSGTGSKSGKTETCPTCHGSGEVRQASKTMFGQFVNIAACPTCGGEGHVVKDRCTSCYGEGIKQGETTVKINVPAGVQEGNYLTLQGQGNAGPRGGAPGDLIVVIEEKPHDLFKRNGDDIIYDLSVGFPDLVMGVKIDVPTLEGQVKLTIPAGTQPNTMLRIGGKGIGHLKGGGSGDLYVRVNVFVPKDVSGKDRDLLKELKKSSAICPNHGDENHEKSIFEKAKDIFS; encoded by the coding sequence ATGAAAAGAGATTACTACGAGGTTCTTGGCGTCGGCCGTTCGGCGGACAAGGACGAAATAAAGAAGGCCTACCGCAAGCTGGCCCTGAAATATCACCCGGACAAAAATCCTGACAACAAGGAGGCCGAGGAGAAGTTCAAGGAGGTCAACGAGGCGTACGAGGTGCTGAGCAACGACGACAAGCGCCGCCGCTATGACCAGTTCGGTCACGCGGGCGTCGGCTCGTCGGCGGCATCCGGCGGCGCTTATGGCGGCGCGGGCTATGGCGATATCAACGATATTTTCAGCGCCTTCAACGACATGTTTGGCGGCGGCGGAGGCCGCACCCGGGGTGGCGGTTTCGGAGGATTCGAGGATGTGTTTGGTGGCGGTTTCGGTGGTGGCGGTGGACGCCGCACGCGCTCGGCGGGTATTCACGGCACCGACCTCAAGATTCGCCTCAAGCTCACGCTCGAAGAGATTGCCAAAGGGGTCGAAAAGACGCTCAAGATCAAGAAGCAGGTGGTCTGCGAGCAGTGCAGCGGCACCGGCTCCAAGAGCGGCAAGACCGAGACCTGCCCGACCTGCCATGGAAGCGGCGAGGTTCGCCAGGCCTCCAAGACGATGTTCGGCCAGTTCGTCAACATCGCGGCCTGCCCGACCTGCGGCGGCGAGGGGCACGTCGTGAAAGATCGCTGCACCTCCTGCTACGGGGAAGGGATCAAGCAGGGCGAAACGACCGTCAAGATCAACGTTCCGGCGGGCGTGCAGGAGGGCAACTACCTGACGCTCCAGGGGCAGGGCAACGCGGGGCCGAGGGGCGGCGCGCCTGGCGACCTGATCGTGGTCATCGAGGAGAAGCCGCACGACCTCTTCAAGCGCAACGGCGACGACATCATCTACGATCTTTCGGTCGGATTCCCTGACCTTGTCATGGGCGTCAAGATCGACGTGCCGACGCTCGAAGGCCAGGTCAAGCTGACCATTCCGGCAGGCACCCAGCCCAATACGATGCTGCGCATTGGCGGCAAGGGTATCGGCCATCTGAAAGGCGGCGGCAGCGGCGACCTTTATGTGAGGGTGAACGTTTTCGTGCCGAAGGATGTCAGCGGCAAGGATCGCGACCTTCTGAAGGAGCTGAAAAAATCCTCGGCCATCTGCCCGAATCATGGCGATGAAAACCATGAGAAGAGCATCTTCGAGAAGGCGAAGGATATTTTCAGTTGA